The Minwuia thermotolerans genomic sequence GCTTCGCCCCTTCCTCATCGCGCTCGTCCTGATCGCCGTCGACCAGCTCAGCAAGATCTGGCTGATCTCGGTCATGGAAGGGCGGGAGTGCACCATCATCGACGGCCTGCCGGAGATCTGCCGCCCGATCGAGATCCTGCCCTTCTTCAACATCGTCATGGTCTGGAACACGGGCGTGAGCTTCGGGATGTTCTCCGATTCCGGCGCACCGCTCATCCTCGGCCTGATCAATCTGGCCGTCGCCACGGCGCTGGCGGTCTGGCTGGCGCGCGCCGAGGGCCGGGCGCTCCGCGCCGGCCTGACGCTGGTCATCGCCGGCGCGGTGGGCAACGCCATCGATCGTTTCGCCTATGGC encodes the following:
- the lspA gene encoding signal peptidase II — its product is MPLRPFLIALVLIAVDQLSKIWLISVMEGRECTIIDGLPEICRPIEILPFFNIVMVWNTGVSFGMFSDSGAPLILGLINLAVATALAVWLARAEGRALRAGLTLVIAGAVGNAIDRFAYGAVADFFDVHLSGAAAQWAIDTFGTNHWPAFNVADMAISVGVVLLLFDSLFARGDRSKRAP